In Proteus vulgaris, one DNA window encodes the following:
- a CDS encoding MFS transporter, producing MTSQSHSTQPLSQPTARPLNRNDYKTLGLSSLGGTLEFYDFVIFVFFTKTLSHLFFPGDNAFIAQMQTLGIFAAGYLARPLGGIIMAHYGDIIGRKRMFTLSIFLMAVPTLIIGLLPTYASIGVAAPLLLLLMRIMQGAAIGGEMPGAWVFIAEHTPKQRYGLGVGTLTSGITGGILLGSIVAIIVQRSYSAQEVNDFAWRIPFILGGIFGLISVYLRRFLQETPIFKEMAAKKALAQEMPVISVIKNHKQACLITAALTWSLSTAIVVTILMTPSVIVEGIYKIDRTTSLEANCVATLTLTLGCIFWGWIGDKLGTRVSMTLSWGGLIVTAFHFYGNLDTAMSGFQLAFNYGLMGFFVGAIATTPIVSTRAFPPSIRFSGLSFAYNMAYAVFGGLTPMLTGAWLEKTAMAGAYYVAGVSFLAIAVAFLPLAYKGWTAVKPATHEKDVALQIDKVVG from the coding sequence ATGACATCACAATCACACTCCACTCAGCCGTTGAGTCAACCTACGGCAAGACCATTAAATCGCAACGATTATAAAACGTTGGGTTTATCCTCACTAGGAGGAACTTTGGAGTTCTATGATTTCGTGATCTTCGTGTTCTTTACGAAAACATTGAGCCATTTGTTCTTTCCTGGTGATAACGCCTTTATTGCACAGATGCAGACATTAGGTATTTTTGCAGCCGGTTATCTCGCTCGCCCTTTGGGTGGCATTATTATGGCACACTACGGCGATATTATTGGCCGTAAGCGCATGTTTACTTTAAGTATCTTTTTAATGGCTGTTCCAACATTAATTATTGGTTTATTACCCACTTATGCCAGCATTGGGGTCGCAGCTCCATTATTGTTGTTATTAATGCGTATCATGCAAGGTGCTGCTATCGGTGGAGAAATGCCAGGTGCTTGGGTATTTATTGCAGAACATACACCAAAACAACGTTATGGCTTAGGTGTTGGAACATTAACATCAGGTATTACTGGCGGTATTTTATTAGGATCGATCGTCGCAATTATCGTTCAGCGCAGTTATAGTGCTCAAGAAGTTAATGATTTTGCTTGGCGTATTCCCTTTATTTTAGGCGGAATATTTGGCTTAATCTCTGTTTACTTGCGTCGATTCTTGCAAGAAACGCCAATCTTTAAAGAGATGGCCGCCAAAAAAGCCTTAGCACAAGAAATGCCTGTAATTTCTGTTATTAAAAACCATAAACAAGCGTGTTTAATTACGGCTGCATTAACTTGGTCTTTATCAACAGCCATTGTTGTCACCATATTGATGACACCTAGTGTAATTGTTGAAGGGATTTACAAAATTGATAGAACCACCTCATTGGAAGCGAACTGTGTTGCAACATTAACCTTAACTTTAGGTTGTATCTTCTGGGGCTGGATTGGCGACAAATTAGGAACACGAGTTTCAATGACATTATCATGGGGTGGTTTGATTGTTACTGCATTCCATTTCTATGGCAATTTAGATACAGCAATGTCAGGTTTTCAGTTGGCATTTAATTATGGATTGATGGGCTTTTTCGTTGGTGCGATTGCAACAACACCAATTGTTAGTACAAGAGCATTTCCACCATCGATTCGTTTTTCAGGATTGTCTTTTGCTTACAATATGGCTTATGCCGTGTTTGGTGGATTAACCCCAATGTTAACAGGTGCATGGTTAGAAAAAACAGCTATGGCGGGCGCCTATTATGTCGCTGGAGTCTCATTCTTAGCAATTGCTGTCGCATTCTTACCTTTGGCTTATAAGGGTTGGACTGCGGTAAAGCCAGCTACCCATGAAAAAGACGTTGCATTACAAATTGATAAAGTGGTTGGTTAA
- the dtpA gene encoding dipeptide/tripeptide permease DtpA has product MSTANTPDDGQKPSLNAFKQPRAFYLIFSIELWERFGYYGLQGIMAVYLVKMLGMGEAEAITVFAAFTALVYGFVAIGGWLGDKVLGTKRVIILGAIVLAIGYAMVAFSDHDKDVIYWGLATIAVGNGLFKANPSSLLATCYEKNDPQLDGAFTMYYMSINVGSFLSMLATPWLAANYGWDVAFALSVVGMLITLANFMVCRGWIKDKGSKPDFEPLNYLKLLLTLVGIVALTAVSTWLLHNNEVASWSLAVISLGIILIFARETFMMKGAARRKMIVAFLLMVEAVVFFVLYDQMPTSLNFFAIHNVEHSLLGFSVQPEQFQSLNPFWIMLASPLLAAVYNFMGDKLPMPYKFTAGMFLSATAFLVLPLGASMANEAGIVSSWWLVASYGFQSIGELMISGLGLAMVAQLVPQRLMGFIMGAWFLTSAAAAIIAGKVASLMAVPEDVQSAHVSLEIYSSVFLQIGIVTGVIAILMLLTAPMLSKMTQ; this is encoded by the coding sequence GTGTCAACTGCAAACACACCTGACGATGGACAAAAACCGAGCCTGAATGCATTTAAACAGCCTCGCGCATTTTATCTCATCTTCTCAATCGAATTATGGGAACGTTTTGGCTATTACGGTCTGCAAGGGATCATGGCCGTTTACCTGGTTAAAATGCTGGGCATGGGTGAGGCGGAAGCAATCACCGTTTTTGCTGCATTTACCGCATTGGTTTATGGTTTTGTTGCTATCGGTGGATGGCTTGGGGATAAAGTTCTTGGTACTAAAAGAGTTATTATTCTTGGGGCAATCGTACTGGCAATAGGTTATGCAATGGTGGCTTTCTCAGATCACGATAAAGATGTGATTTATTGGGGACTTGCAACCATTGCTGTAGGTAATGGTTTATTTAAAGCAAATCCATCCTCATTACTTGCAACCTGTTATGAGAAAAACGATCCACAATTAGACGGTGCATTTACCATGTACTATATGTCTATTAACGTAGGTTCGTTCTTATCTATGCTAGCAACACCATGGTTAGCAGCTAATTATGGTTGGGATGTAGCATTTGCATTAAGTGTTGTAGGTATGCTGATCACCTTAGCAAACTTTATGGTTTGTCGAGGATGGATCAAAGATAAAGGCTCTAAACCTGATTTTGAACCGCTTAATTATTTAAAATTGTTATTAACGCTGGTGGGGATCGTTGCTTTAACGGCAGTATCGACTTGGTTATTACATAATAATGAAGTGGCAAGTTGGTCTTTAGCTGTGATCTCATTAGGTATCATCCTTATTTTTGCGCGTGAAACCTTTATGATGAAAGGGGCGGCTCGCCGTAAGATGATTGTGGCATTTTTACTGATGGTTGAAGCCGTGGTCTTCTTTGTTCTTTACGATCAAATGCCAACATCTTTAAACTTCTTCGCGATCCATAACGTTGAACACTCTCTGTTAGGTTTCAGTGTTCAACCAGAACAGTTTCAATCACTTAATCCATTCTGGATCATGTTAGCGAGCCCATTATTAGCAGCAGTATATAACTTTATGGGCGATAAATTACCTATGCCTTATAAGTTCACTGCTGGAATGTTCTTGAGTGCGACCGCATTCTTAGTGTTACCACTGGGTGCAAGCATGGCAAATGAAGCAGGAATTGTCTCTTCATGGTGGTTAGTCGCAAGCTATGGTTTCCAAAGTATCGGTGAGTTAATGATTTCAGGGCTTGGCCTTGCAATGGTTGCTCAACTTGTACCACAGCGTTTAATGGGCTTTATCATGGGTGCTTGGTTCTTAACTTCGGCAGCTGCTGCAATTATTGCAGGTAAAGTTGCAAGTTTAATGGCGGTGCCAGAAGATGTTCAAAGCGCACATGTCTCATTAGAAATCTACAGCAGTGTCTTCCTACAAATCGGTATTGTGACAGGTGTTATTGCAATCTTAATGCTTTTAACTGCACCAATGCTGAGCAAAATGACACAGTAA
- the speG gene encoding spermidine N1-acetyltransferase: protein MSGGRKVPPIKLRPLEREDLSFVHQLDNNASVMRYWFEEPYEAFIELSDLYEKHIHDQSERRFIAESEGTKVGLVELVEIDYVHRRAEFQIIIAPAHQGHGYAARAAKLAMDYAFSVLNLYKLYLIVDKENAKAIHIYEKLGFKKEGDLIDEFFVNGAYRSAIRMCTFQAPYFEQKAKEAKPENFVKPGATIKQHV, encoded by the coding sequence ATGTCCGGTGGTAGGAAAGTTCCACCTATAAAATTACGTCCTCTCGAACGAGAAGATCTCTCTTTTGTCCATCAACTTGATAACAATGCCAGTGTTATGCGCTATTGGTTTGAAGAGCCTTATGAGGCTTTTATTGAGTTAAGTGACTTATATGAAAAACATATTCACGACCAAAGTGAACGCCGTTTTATTGCTGAAAGTGAAGGCACTAAAGTGGGACTTGTCGAGTTGGTTGAAATTGATTATGTTCATCGTCGTGCCGAATTCCAAATTATCATTGCACCTGCACATCAAGGTCATGGCTATGCAGCACGAGCAGCAAAATTAGCGATGGATTATGCTTTTTCTGTACTTAATTTATACAAACTCTATTTAATCGTTGATAAAGAGAATGCTAAAGCGATTCATATTTATGAAAAGCTTGGCTTTAAAAAAGAAGGTGATTTAATAGATGAGTTTTTTGTTAACGGTGCCTATCGTTCTGCAATTAGAATGTGTACATTCCAAGCACCTTATTTTGAGCAAAAAGCCAAAGAAGCAAAACCCGAAAATTTTGTCAAACCGGGTGCGACTATTAAGCAACATGTCTGA
- the purN gene encoding phosphoribosylglycinamide formyltransferase has product MKNIVVLISGNGSNLQAIIDACRTNKITGNVVAVFSNKADAYGLERAKQADIPAYFVDPSQFNDRADYDKALIEKIDIYQPDIVVLAGFMRILSSNFVTHYQHKLLNIHPSLLPKYPGLHTHRQVLANKDSFHGVTVHFVTEELDGGPMILQARIPVLPDDTEQSLQARIQIEEYRIYPLAISWLAEDRLTMKNNQAFLDDIALFGSLD; this is encoded by the coding sequence ATGAAAAATATCGTTGTCCTTATTTCAGGAAACGGCAGCAACCTACAGGCGATTATTGACGCCTGTAGGACAAATAAAATCACAGGTAATGTGGTTGCTGTCTTTAGCAATAAAGCGGATGCTTATGGCCTTGAACGTGCAAAACAGGCTGATATTCCAGCCTATTTTGTTGATCCATCCCAATTTAATGATAGAGCTGATTACGATAAAGCGTTAATCGAAAAAATTGATATTTATCAGCCTGATATCGTGGTTTTAGCAGGTTTTATGCGTATTCTATCATCTAATTTTGTCACTCATTATCAGCATAAATTATTAAATATTCATCCTTCTTTGCTTCCTAAATATCCAGGGTTGCATACTCATCGCCAAGTTTTAGCAAATAAAGACTCTTTTCATGGCGTTACCGTCCATTTTGTTACAGAAGAACTTGATGGTGGCCCAATGATTCTTCAGGCACGTATTCCTGTTTTGCCGGATGACACTGAACAATCATTACAAGCTAGAATACAAATAGAAGAGTATCGTATCTACCCATTAGCAATCAGCTGGTTAGCTGAAGACCGATTGACTATGAAGAATAATCAAGCTTTCCTTGATGATATTGCGTTGTTCGGCAGCCTTGATTAA
- the ppx gene encoding exopolyphosphatase — protein sequence MPLSQDDSSPRPLEIAAIDLGSNSFHMIIARVVNGALQVLSRLKQRVYLADGLDDNNELSEESMLRGLSALSLFAERLQGFPAENVTVVGTHTLRVATNAKVFLQRAKEVIPYPIEIISGHEEARLIFMGVEHTQSEKGRKLVIDIGGGSTELVIGENFEPILIESQRMGCVSFSRQFFPEQKISESAFRKAREKAARKMEKIAWQYKMTGWDVALGASGTIKAAHEILVEFGEKDGVITPERLLMLTKQVLRFKKFKDISLPGLSDERKHVFVPGLAILCGIFDSLGLKALHLSDGALREGVLYEMEGRFRHQDIRQRTAKSLAEHYNIDREQAKRVLETMQSLYEQWAQQNPKLVRPDLEAILVWAVMLHEVGLSINLSGLHRHSAYILSNTDLPGFNQEQQLLLTTLVRYHRKGIKLDELPKFNLYKKKQYFPLVQILRLATLLNNQRQSTTKPASLRLVTDENHWTLYFPKKYLSDNTLMELDLEKEQEHWQSVPGWKLDIKEESA from the coding sequence ATGCCTTTATCACAAGATGACTCTTCACCACGCCCTTTAGAAATTGCGGCTATTGACCTCGGTTCTAATAGTTTTCATATGATAATTGCACGCGTTGTTAATGGCGCATTGCAAGTGTTAAGTCGCTTAAAACAGCGTGTTTATCTCGCTGATGGCCTTGACGATAATAATGAATTAAGCGAAGAGTCTATGTTACGTGGACTTTCCGCCCTTTCTCTTTTTGCTGAAAGGTTACAGGGCTTTCCTGCCGAAAATGTTACCGTCGTTGGCACACATACATTACGTGTTGCTACTAACGCTAAAGTCTTTCTCCAACGAGCAAAAGAAGTTATCCCTTACCCTATCGAAATTATTTCTGGACATGAAGAAGCCCGACTTATCTTTATGGGCGTTGAACATACACAATCGGAAAAAGGTAGAAAACTCGTTATTGATATCGGTGGTGGCTCAACAGAATTGGTTATTGGCGAAAATTTTGAGCCGATCTTAATTGAAAGCCAGCGCATGGGTTGTGTTAGTTTTAGTCGTCAATTTTTTCCTGAGCAAAAAATCAGCGAATCTGCTTTTCGTAAAGCACGAGAAAAAGCAGCACGTAAAATGGAAAAAATTGCATGGCAATATAAAATGACCGGATGGGATGTGGCTTTAGGCGCATCGGGTACAATTAAAGCGGCTCATGAGATCTTAGTTGAGTTTGGCGAAAAAGACGGTGTTATCACCCCCGAACGTCTACTTATGTTAACAAAGCAAGTGTTACGCTTTAAGAAATTTAAAGATATCTCATTGCCGGGATTATCCGATGAGCGTAAACATGTTTTTGTACCGGGTTTAGCGATTTTATGTGGCATTTTTGATTCTTTAGGATTAAAAGCACTACATCTATCTGATGGTGCGCTACGTGAAGGTGTGCTTTATGAAATGGAAGGTAGATTTCGCCATCAAGATATTCGCCAACGTACAGCAAAAAGCCTTGCCGAACACTATAATATTGATAGAGAGCAAGCAAAGCGCGTGCTTGAAACCATGCAATCTCTTTACGAACAATGGGCGCAACAAAATCCTAAACTCGTTCGCCCTGATCTAGAAGCTATTTTAGTATGGGCTGTCATGTTACATGAAGTCGGATTAAGCATTAATTTAAGTGGATTGCACCGTCATTCTGCCTATATTCTTTCAAATACAGATTTGCCGGGTTTTAATCAAGAACAACAGCTATTATTAACAACCTTAGTTCGCTATCACCGAAAAGGGATTAAGCTGGATGAACTACCTAAATTTAATCTTTATAAAAAGAAACAGTATTTCCCACTCGTACAAATACTGAGGTTAGCAACTTTACTTAATAATCAGCGACAATCGACGACAAAACCAGCATCTTTGCGTTTAGTTACTGATGAAAATCATTGGACTCTTTATTTTCCTAAAAAATATCTTTCCGATAACACATTGATGGAATTGGATTTAGAAAAAGAACAAGAGCATTGGCAGTCAGTTCCTGGCTGGAAACTGGATATAAAAGAGGAATCTGCTTAA
- the ppk1 gene encoding polyphosphate kinase 1, whose protein sequence is MSQERLYIDKEISWLAFNERVLQEAADKRNPLIERVRFLGIYSNNLDEFYKVRFADVKRRILINEERGSRSASSHARHLIKKIQSKVAKADQEFDALYNDLLLEMARNQIFLINERQISPNQQIWLRQYFRQNLRKHITPILINPETNLVEFLKDDYTYLAVEIAQGQTIHYALLEIPSDKVPRFVILPTDQGRSKKKSMILLDNILRYCLDEVFKGFFDYDSLNAYSMKMTRDAEYDLATEMESSLLEMMSSTLKQRLTAEPVRFVYQRDMPDEMVALLRSKLGLSNNDSVIAGGRYHNFKDFINFPNEGSKFLLNKPIPRLRHIWFDNFRNGFDAIRERDVLLYYPYHTFEHVLELLRQASFDPSVISIKINIYRVAKDSRIIDSMIHAAHNGKRVTVVVELQARFDEAANIHWAKRLTEAGVHVIFSAPGLKIHAKLFIISRLEDGEIIRYAHIGTGNFNEKTARLYTDYSLLTANTEITNEVRRVFSFIENPYRPVTFEHLMVSPQNSRTLLNQLITNEIHSAQAGHPAGITLKVNNLVDEELVNRLYDASEAGVKVRLLVRGMCSLVPNQPGFSENIQVTSIVDRFLEHDRVYVFTNKGDEKIFLSSADWMTRNLDYRIEVAVALLDPQLKQRVLDILDIQFNDTVKARFIDKDLTNSYVPRGNKRKIRSQLAVYEYIKLLEQPGERA, encoded by the coding sequence ATGTCCCAGGAACGACTCTATATTGATAAAGAGATCAGTTGGCTTGCGTTTAATGAACGAGTATTACAAGAAGCGGCTGACAAACGAAACCCGTTAATTGAAAGAGTCAGGTTTCTGGGGATCTATTCGAATAATCTTGATGAGTTCTATAAAGTCCGTTTTGCTGATGTTAAACGCCGTATCTTAATTAATGAAGAGCGAGGCTCTCGCTCTGCTTCAAGTCATGCTCGCCATCTTATCAAAAAAATTCAATCAAAAGTGGCTAAGGCTGACCAAGAATTTGATGCTTTATATAACGATTTATTGCTTGAAATGGCGCGAAATCAAATCTTCTTAATCAATGAACGCCAAATATCACCTAATCAACAAATCTGGTTACGCCAATATTTTCGTCAAAATTTAAGAAAACACATTACGCCTATTTTAATTAATCCTGAAACTAATTTGGTTGAGTTTCTTAAAGATGACTATACCTATTTGGCCGTTGAAATTGCACAAGGGCAAACTATTCATTACGCCTTATTAGAAATTCCATCAGATAAAGTTCCTCGTTTTGTTATTTTGCCAACTGATCAAGGACGTAGTAAGAAAAAATCCATGATCTTATTGGATAATATTTTACGTTACTGCCTTGATGAAGTTTTTAAAGGTTTTTTTGATTATGACTCATTGAATGCTTATTCTATGAAAATGACGCGAGATGCGGAGTACGATCTTGCGACAGAAATGGAATCAAGTTTACTTGAAATGATGTCCTCAACCTTAAAACAACGCCTTACCGCAGAGCCTGTGCGTTTTGTTTATCAACGTGATATGCCAGATGAGATGGTGGCATTACTACGCAGTAAATTAGGTTTATCAAATAACGACTCCGTTATTGCAGGAGGACGTTATCATAATTTTAAAGACTTTATTAATTTTCCAAATGAAGGTAGCAAATTTCTATTAAATAAACCTATTCCGCGTTTACGCCATATTTGGTTCGATAATTTCCGTAATGGTTTTGATGCCATTAGGGAACGAGATGTCTTACTTTATTATCCTTATCATACTTTTGAACATGTGCTGGAATTGTTGCGCCAAGCCTCTTTTGACCCAAGCGTTATTTCAATCAAAATCAATATTTACCGTGTTGCAAAAGACTCTCGAATTATAGACTCCATGATCCATGCAGCACATAACGGTAAACGAGTCACTGTAGTTGTAGAATTACAAGCTCGTTTTGATGAAGCGGCCAATATTCATTGGGCAAAACGCCTAACAGAAGCGGGTGTTCACGTTATATTCTCTGCTCCAGGTTTAAAAATTCATGCGAAATTATTTATTATTTCTCGCTTAGAAGATGGCGAAATTATTCGCTATGCCCATATTGGCACAGGGAATTTTAACGAAAAAACGGCGCGCCTTTATACTGACTATTCGCTATTAACTGCAAATACTGAAATTACCAATGAAGTACGTCGCGTTTTTAGCTTTATTGAAAACCCTTATCGCCCTGTTACTTTTGAGCATTTGATGGTTTCACCTCAAAATTCACGAACTCTTTTAAACCAACTAATTACTAATGAAATTCACAGTGCTCAAGCTGGGCATCCCGCAGGTATTACATTAAAAGTGAATAATTTAGTCGATGAAGAGTTAGTTAATCGTCTTTATGACGCATCAGAAGCGGGAGTCAAAGTCCGACTTTTAGTGCGAGGTATGTGCTCTTTAGTCCCTAATCAGCCAGGATTTAGTGAGAATATTCAAGTCACCAGTATCGTTGATCGTTTTTTAGAACATGATCGTGTTTATGTCTTTACTAATAAAGGTGATGAAAAAATCTTCTTATCTTCTGCCGACTGGATGACACGAAATCTTGACTATCGTATTGAAGTTGCAGTGGCTTTGCTTGATCCTCAACTGAAACAGCGTGTTCTTGATATATTAGATATTCAATTTAATGACACCGTTAAAGCGCGTTTTATTGATAAAGATTTAACAAATAGCTATGTTCCTCGTGGAAATAAACGTAAAATTCGTTCCCAGCTTGCTGTCTATGAGTACATTAAATTGTTAGAACAACCAGGGGAACGAGCGTAA
- the purM gene encoding phosphoribosylformylglycinamidine cyclo-ligase yields the protein MTNKSSLSYKDAGVDIDAGNALVDRIKGVVKETRRPEVMGGLGGFGALCAIPSKYREPILVSGTDGVGTKLRLAMDLNRHDDIGIDLVAMCVNDLIVQGAEPLFFLDYYATGKLDVDTAARVVTGIAEGCKQSGCALVGGETAEMPGMYHGNDYDIAGFCVGVVEKSEIIDGSKVKTGDALIALASSGPHSNGYSLVRKILEVSNTQADNTSLGEKSLADHLLAPTRIYVKSLLSLIENVDIHAVAHITGGGFWENIPRVLPENTQARIESHSWEWPIVFKWLQEAGQVSTHEMYRTFNCGVGLLIAVNPDDVEKTLAHLAECGENAWLIGEIAPQAAGEAQVIIN from the coding sequence GTGACTAACAAATCCTCTCTCAGCTATAAAGATGCCGGTGTCGATATTGATGCAGGTAATGCTTTAGTCGATCGTATCAAAGGTGTAGTAAAAGAAACTCGCCGTCCTGAAGTTATGGGCGGTTTAGGTGGTTTTGGTGCACTATGTGCAATTCCATCTAAATACCGCGAACCTATTTTAGTTTCAGGCACCGATGGTGTGGGTACAAAACTCCGCCTTGCGATGGATTTAAATCGCCATGATGACATCGGTATTGATTTAGTCGCAATGTGTGTCAACGATTTAATTGTTCAAGGCGCCGAACCCCTTTTCTTCCTTGACTACTATGCCACAGGAAAATTAGATGTCGATACCGCAGCTCGGGTTGTAACTGGTATTGCTGAAGGCTGTAAACAATCAGGCTGTGCATTAGTAGGTGGCGAAACGGCAGAAATGCCCGGCATGTATCATGGCAATGATTATGATATCGCAGGCTTTTGTGTCGGCGTGGTTGAAAAATCAGAGATTATTGATGGCAGTAAAGTTAAAACTGGTGATGCATTAATTGCTTTAGCATCTAGCGGCCCTCATTCTAATGGTTATTCATTAGTCAGAAAAATTCTTGAAGTCAGCAATACACAAGCAGATAACACATCATTAGGTGAAAAATCACTTGCTGATCACCTATTAGCGCCTACACGTATTTACGTGAAATCACTGCTGTCATTAATTGAGAATGTTGATATTCATGCAGTTGCACATATTACAGGTGGCGGTTTCTGGGAGAATATTCCTCGCGTACTACCTGAAAATACGCAAGCTCGTATCGAAAGTCACAGTTGGGAATGGCCTATCGTCTTCAAGTGGTTACAAGAAGCGGGACAAGTTAGCACACATGAAATGTACCGCACCTTTAACTGTGGTGTCGGACTATTAATTGCGGTTAATCCAGATGATGTTGAAAAAACATTAGCACACCTTGCAGAATGTGGTGAAAATGCATGGCTTATCGGTGAAATTGCGCCACAAGCCGCAGGTGAAGCACAAGTTATTATTAACTAA
- the mgtE gene encoding magnesium transporter: protein MSQPAINNDTAAAINPYSQKVALLRQQILSIFLEDDHFVETVLGEASENDRLSHHELHEKITTVRELLQDLHAADIADILEALPYDERLALWHLVDNNERGAVLVEASVAVWDSLIKDMTDRELLRSVATLHVDEQAYIAEHLPRDTMRRLLTYLEPSLRNRIREVLQYPKDSVGQMMDFEFVTVRGNVTLKTVQRYLRQRGSIPEATDKIFVIDNKNHLLGELPLTTVLTQSPDKLVSDVMKTDTVSFMPEEKGEDAAGAFERYDLISAAVVDSNGLLMGRLTVEDIVDNMHEESDTNIRRMGGLSPEEDVFAPVGQAVKTRWTWLAINLCTAFVASRVIGVFEDTISQLVALATLMPIVAGIGGNTGNQTITMIVRALALHQIQTGSFSFLILRELGVAFINGIVWGGIMGIVTFFLYGDLAMGAVMTMAMVLNLLMAAMMGVLIPMTMIKLGKDPAIGSSVMITAITDTGGFFIFLGLATIFLV from the coding sequence ATGTCTCAACCAGCTATCAACAATGATACTGCGGCTGCCATCAATCCGTATTCACAAAAAGTGGCACTCCTGCGTCAGCAAATTTTGAGTATCTTTCTTGAAGATGATCATTTTGTTGAAACCGTTTTAGGGGAAGCAAGTGAAAATGATAGGCTGAGCCACCATGAACTTCATGAAAAAATCACCACTGTTCGAGAATTACTACAAGATCTACACGCGGCAGATATTGCAGATATTCTTGAAGCCCTTCCCTATGACGAACGTCTCGCATTGTGGCATTTGGTTGATAATAATGAACGTGGTGCTGTTTTAGTCGAAGCGTCTGTCGCCGTTTGGGACAGTTTAATTAAAGATATGACCGACCGTGAATTATTACGATCGGTTGCCACATTACATGTGGATGAACAAGCATACATTGCAGAGCACTTACCCCGCGACACAATGCGTCGCCTTCTTACCTATTTAGAACCAAGCCTGCGTAATAGGATAAGAGAAGTCCTGCAATATCCAAAAGACAGCGTTGGTCAAATGATGGACTTTGAGTTCGTCACTGTGCGAGGCAATGTAACGTTAAAAACTGTACAACGCTATTTGCGCCAACGAGGTTCTATTCCTGAAGCAACGGATAAAATTTTCGTTATTGATAATAAAAATCATCTGTTGGGCGAACTTCCATTAACCACTGTTTTAACGCAATCTCCTGACAAACTTGTCTCAGATGTGATGAAAACAGATACCGTCAGTTTTATGCCAGAAGAAAAAGGCGAAGATGCTGCGGGCGCGTTCGAACGTTATGACTTAATTTCAGCTGCTGTGGTTGATAGCAATGGCCTTCTTATGGGGCGATTAACCGTTGAAGATATTGTTGATAACATGCATGAAGAGAGCGATACCAATATTCGTCGTATGGGGGGGTTGAGCCCAGAAGAAGACGTTTTCGCTCCAGTTGGACAAGCTGTTAAAACACGTTGGACTTGGCTTGCTATCAACTTATGTACTGCTTTCGTTGCCTCCCGTGTTATCGGTGTCTTTGAAGATACTATCTCACAATTAGTTGCCCTCGCCACACTAATGCCAATTGTTGCTGGTATTGGAGGTAACACTGGTAATCAAACTATTACAATGATTGTACGTGCCTTAGCACTGCACCAAATTCAAACTGGAAGCTTCTCATTCTTAATTTTAAGAGAGCTTGGTGTCGCCTTTATTAACGGTATTGTTTGGGGAGGAATAATGGGTATTGTCACCTTCTTCCTCTATGGTGACCTTGCTATGGGTGCAGTTATGACGATGGCGATGGTGCTTAATCTCTTAATGGCCGCCATGATGGGCGTATTAATCCCGATGACCATGATTAAATTAGGTAAAGATCCTGCCATTGGTTCTAGTGTGATGATAACCGCCATTACAGATACTGGTGGTTTCTTTATCTTCTTAGGTTTAGCCACTATCTTCCTAGTTTAA